One stretch of Croceibacterium atlanticum DNA includes these proteins:
- a CDS encoding UDP-glucose dehydrogenase family protein has translation MRVTMIGSGYVGLVSGACFADFGHDVICVDKDAGKIEALKNGKIPIYEPGLEQLVANNVEAGRLSFTTELAPAVADADAVFIAVGTPSRRGDGHADLSYVYGAAEEIARAIQGFTVVVDKSTVPVGTGDEVERIIRQTNPDAAFAVVSNPEFLREGAAIEDFKRPDRIVIGAEDERARQVMRQIYRPLYLNKSPIVEMSRRSAELTKYAGNAFLATKITFINEMADLCEKVGGDVQDVARGIGLDNRIGPKFLHAGPGYGGSCFPKDTLALLKTSQDYDAPQRIVEAVVSVNDNRKRAMGRKIVAALGGDARDKTVAILGLTFKPNTDDMRDSPSISIIRTLQDAGATVRAYDPEGVEQARLVLDNVEYCSTPYEAMEGADCAAIVTEWDELRALDLKRMARILKQPVLVDLRNVYDRADVEMYGLSYSGIGR, from the coding sequence ATGCGTGTAACAATGATCGGCTCTGGATATGTCGGCCTGGTATCGGGGGCATGTTTCGCCGATTTTGGACATGACGTGATCTGCGTCGACAAGGATGCCGGCAAGATCGAGGCGCTGAAGAACGGGAAGATCCCGATCTACGAACCGGGCCTGGAACAGCTGGTCGCCAATAATGTCGAAGCGGGCCGCCTCAGCTTCACCACCGAACTGGCCCCTGCGGTTGCCGATGCGGATGCGGTATTCATTGCCGTGGGCACGCCTTCGCGCCGCGGCGATGGGCATGCGGACCTTTCCTATGTCTATGGCGCTGCGGAAGAAATCGCGCGCGCCATACAGGGCTTTACCGTCGTGGTGGACAAATCCACCGTGCCGGTCGGCACGGGTGACGAGGTGGAACGGATCATCCGCCAGACCAACCCCGATGCGGCTTTCGCCGTGGTTTCCAATCCCGAATTCCTGCGCGAAGGCGCGGCTATCGAAGATTTCAAGCGCCCGGACCGGATCGTGATCGGTGCGGAGGATGAACGCGCGAGACAGGTGATGCGGCAGATTTACCGCCCGCTTTACCTCAACAAGTCGCCGATCGTGGAAATGAGCCGCCGTTCGGCGGAACTGACCAAATATGCCGGCAACGCCTTCCTGGCGACGAAGATCACTTTCATCAACGAGATGGCCGATCTTTGTGAAAAGGTTGGCGGGGATGTGCAGGACGTGGCGCGCGGCATCGGCCTGGATAACCGGATCGGCCCGAAATTCCTCCATGCCGGGCCGGGCTATGGCGGCAGCTGCTTCCCCAAGGATACGCTGGCCCTGCTCAAGACCTCGCAGGATTATGACGCGCCGCAGCGCATCGTCGAAGCGGTTGTTTCCGTGAATGACAATCGCAAGCGGGCGATGGGCCGCAAGATCGTGGCCGCGCTTGGCGGCGATGCACGGGACAAGACAGTTGCAATACTGGGCCTGACCTTCAAGCCGAACACGGACGACATGCGCGATTCCCCGTCCATCTCGATCATCCGCACATTGCAGGATGCCGGGGCGACGGTGCGTGCCTATGATCCGGAAGGCGTGGAACAGGCCAGGCTGGTGCTCGACAATGTCGAATATTGCAGCACGCCCTATGAAGCCATGGAAGGTGCCGATTGTGCCGCCATCGTGACCGAATGGGACGAATTGCGGGCGCTGGACCTGAAGCGGATGGCCCGCATTCTCAAGCAGCCCGTGCTGGTGGACCTGCGCAATGTCTATGACCGCGCCGATGTCGAAATGTATGGCCTGAGCTATAGCGGCATTGGCCGCTGA
- a CDS encoding ABC transporter ATP-binding protein/permease, giving the protein MNPKTSGLFWLLDIAGAAMFAWGIASAIGGHLESVEFPYISLVLIVAGAAVRALAVYLVHGHAIRAAQRHIHEVRGRVWRHLLAGQLPRPVLSGESATLAIDHVQAIEDHDSRFAPSRLAAALGPVMVVGIVAFASWVAALIMIGTLLPFIFGMILAGTAARRASDRQLAALASLSGLFVDRVRNLPLIRHFGAEERIVRQVKLATRDVAERTIRVLRVAFISGAVLEFFSALAVALVAVYCGFSLLGLLPFDPPEQLTLVPAFFALAMAPEFYLPMRRLAAAYHEKQLGEAAESALAEALPEKEAGEASPRDGAPERGGFDGLWLRGLVLEWPGGKVGPLDMELSANDFGVLLGPTGSGKTTTLAAIAGQIDPAAGRVTTISGDAPDPAQVAWAAQRPLLLPGTLAENIALAAPGASEAEIRAVAERVGLGPVLDRRGGLALPVDHAGAGLSGGERRRIGLARAILSGRPLLLCDEPTADLDPESAQAIIALLTDLARERCVLAATHDPLVADAARVELAL; this is encoded by the coding sequence TTGAATCCCAAGACCTCCGGATTGTTCTGGCTGCTGGATATTGCAGGCGCCGCAATGTTCGCCTGGGGTATTGCGTCAGCCATTGGCGGCCATCTGGAAAGTGTTGAATTTCCTTATATTTCACTCGTGCTGATAGTGGCCGGTGCGGCGGTGCGCGCGCTTGCCGTATATCTGGTCCACGGCCATGCGATCAGGGCGGCGCAGCGTCACATCCACGAAGTGAGAGGGCGTGTCTGGCGCCACCTGCTGGCTGGCCAGCTGCCCCGGCCGGTGCTTTCAGGGGAAAGCGCGACTCTGGCGATCGATCATGTTCAGGCGATAGAAGACCATGATTCCCGGTTCGCCCCGTCGCGACTGGCGGCCGCATTGGGTCCGGTCATGGTTGTGGGGATCGTGGCATTTGCCAGCTGGGTGGCGGCGCTGATCATGATCGGCACGCTGCTGCCCTTTATCTTCGGCATGATCCTGGCGGGCACGGCGGCGCGCCGCGCATCGGACCGGCAGCTGGCGGCTCTTGCTTCGCTGTCAGGCCTCTTCGTGGACCGGGTGCGGAACTTGCCGCTGATCCGCCATTTCGGGGCGGAGGAACGGATCGTGCGGCAGGTGAAACTTGCCACACGCGACGTTGCCGAACGGACGATCCGCGTTTTGCGCGTGGCCTTCATTTCCGGCGCCGTGCTGGAGTTTTTCTCGGCCCTCGCCGTGGCTCTGGTCGCGGTCTATTGCGGTTTTTCCCTGCTTGGCCTGTTGCCCTTCGATCCGCCCGAGCAATTGACCCTGGTGCCGGCCTTTTTCGCGCTTGCCATGGCGCCGGAATTCTATCTGCCCATGCGGCGGCTGGCGGCGGCCTATCACGAAAAGCAATTGGGCGAAGCGGCGGAAAGCGCCCTGGCAGAGGCATTGCCGGAGAAGGAGGCGGGCGAGGCATCGCCGCGTGACGGTGCGCCTGAGCGGGGAGGGTTCGACGGATTGTGGCTGCGCGGGTTGGTGCTGGAATGGCCGGGCGGAAAAGTCGGGCCGCTGGACATGGAATTGTCCGCAAATGATTTCGGCGTTCTGCTGGGGCCGACGGGCAGCGGCAAGACTACTACACTGGCGGCAATCGCGGGGCAGATCGATCCCGCTGCGGGCCGGGTCACGACAATATCGGGCGATGCGCCCGATCCGGCGCAGGTCGCCTGGGCAGCGCAGCGGCCCTTGCTGCTGCCCGGAACGCTGGCGGAAAATATCGCACTGGCCGCGCCCGGCGCATCTGAAGCAGAGATTCGCGCAGTGGCGGAACGGGTGGGGCTGGGCCCGGTGCTGGATCGGCGCGGCGGGCTGGCCCTGCCGGTCGATCATGCGGGGGCCGGCCTGTCGGGCGGGGAAAGGCGGCGCATCGGCCTTGCCCGTGCGATTTTGTCCGGGCGGCCCCTGCTGCTGTGCGATGAACCGACGGCCGATCTCGATCCGGAAAGCGCACAGGCCATAATCGCGCTTCTCACCGATCTGGCGCGGGAACGCTGCGTGCTGGCCGCAACGCATGATCCGCTGGTCGCCGATGCGGCGCGTGTGGAGCTGGCACTGTGA
- a CDS encoding cytochrome ubiquinol oxidase subunit I — translation MVDMAVVELSRLQFALTALYHFLFVPLTLGLSFILVIMESVYVMTNRPIWRDITRFWSKLFGINFVLGVATGLTMEFEFGTNWSYYSHYVGDIFGAPLAIEGLMAFFLEATFVGIMFFGWDRLSKRGHLFATFMVALGSNLSALWILIANGWMQNPAGSRFNPETMRMEVTSFFEVLFNPVAQAKFVHTVSAGYVTASVFVVGVSAWYLLKGRHVEFAKRSLTVAAAFGLASSLSVVVLGDESGYALTENQKMKLAAIEGMWETEEAPAGLSLFGLPSNTGRETRYEIKVPYVLGLISTRSLTGEVTGINELVLNADERIRNGLKAYAAVETLKQDRNDLAAREAYERSKDDLGYALLLKRFTDDPLSADDETIMRAAWSTVPNVPVLFWLFRIMAGLGFFFIAFFAVAFWCATKQCFDRKWFLRTAVLIIPLPWLAAEIGWVVAEVGRQPWAVEGVLPTFLGASSLSVSQIWTTIAGFTLIYGTLAVIEVRLMLAAIRKGPERYEPWRGERSAASEGGAVPTAVPAE, via the coding sequence ATGGTAGACATGGCAGTGGTCGAGTTGTCGCGATTGCAGTTCGCGCTGACCGCATTGTATCACTTTCTCTTCGTCCCGCTCACTCTGGGCCTCTCCTTCATCCTGGTGATCATGGAGAGTGTCTATGTGATGACCAACCGCCCGATCTGGCGCGACATAACGCGCTTCTGGTCCAAGCTGTTCGGCATCAACTTCGTATTGGGCGTTGCCACCGGGCTCACCATGGAGTTCGAATTCGGGACCAACTGGTCCTATTATTCCCATTACGTGGGCGATATTTTCGGCGCCCCGCTCGCCATTGAAGGGCTGATGGCCTTCTTCCTGGAAGCGACCTTTGTCGGGATCATGTTCTTCGGATGGGATCGCCTGTCCAAGCGCGGGCACCTGTTCGCCACTTTCATGGTCGCGCTGGGTTCCAACCTTTCCGCCCTGTGGATCCTCATCGCCAATGGCTGGATGCAGAACCCGGCCGGTTCGCGCTTCAATCCCGAAACCATGCGGATGGAAGTTACCAGCTTCTTCGAAGTGCTGTTCAACCCGGTTGCGCAGGCCAAGTTCGTGCACACGGTCAGCGCCGGCTATGTCACGGCCAGCGTCTTCGTGGTGGGCGTTTCCGCCTGGTATCTGCTGAAGGGCCGGCATGTCGAATTTGCCAAGCGCAGCCTGACCGTGGCCGCCGCATTCGGCCTTGCCTCCTCCCTCTCTGTCGTCGTTCTGGGGGATGAAAGCGGCTATGCCCTGACTGAAAACCAGAAGATGAAACTCGCCGCGATCGAAGGCATGTGGGAAACCGAAGAGGCCCCCGCCGGCCTTTCCCTGTTCGGCCTGCCGTCCAATACCGGCCGCGAAACCCGTTATGAAATCAAGGTTCCCTATGTCCTGGGCCTCATTTCCACCCGCAGCCTGACGGGCGAAGTCACCGGCATCAACGAGCTGGTGCTCAATGCAGACGAACGCATCCGCAACGGGCTGAAGGCCTATGCCGCGGTGGAGACGCTGAAGCAGGATCGCAACGATCTGGCCGCACGCGAAGCCTATGAAAGATCGAAGGACGATCTGGGTTACGCCTTGCTGCTGAAGCGCTTCACGGATGATCCGCTGAGCGCAGATGATGAAACCATCATGCGCGCGGCATGGTCCACCGTGCCCAATGTGCCGGTGCTGTTCTGGCTGTTCCGCATCATGGCCGGGCTGGGCTTCTTCTTCATCGCCTTCTTCGCTGTGGCCTTCTGGTGCGCGACGAAGCAGTGTTTCGACCGGAAATGGTTCCTGCGCACGGCGGTGCTGATCATCCCCCTGCCCTGGCTGGCCGCGGAAATCGGCTGGGTCGTGGCAGAGGTCGGGCGCCAGCCATGGGCCGTTGAAGGCGTGCTGCCCACCTTCCTGGGTGCATCCAGCCTCAGCGTTTCGCAGATCTGGACGACCATTGCCGGTTTCACCCTGATCTATGGCACGCTGGCCGTGATCGAGGTCCGGCTGATGCTGGCCGCGATACGCAAGGGCCCCGAACGTTACGAACCCTGGCGGGGTGAACGATCCGCAGCCTCTGAAGGCGGTGCCGTTCCCACTGCCGTTCCGGCCGAATAA
- a CDS encoding amino acid ABC transporter ATP-binding/permease protein produces the protein MKPLLDLAGMTRETRRLVLLGGISASVAALSSILLLAVSGWFLTGAAIAGVAGPAAVLGFNYLIPSASIRLLAILRTVSRYGERIWSHQGALLGMAELRGRLFARLSAQDSRNAPDMSGGDASARLIGDIQALEDLVVRRPARQASVVAAIAGLVLTAMAGWLPAVLLALMLAALPFLLREMARRLTDRPAHDAAEALGELRIRYVDFAGARSEIAAYGLADRVTAELFPIAARLDAAHARLFRAEAAMAGFLLGYGALAVAAVLVTSTAEAPILALALLAASAAIEAMGSFARSVFRGATVREGLRRIAALQELADAPVQGAARKEAATLKFGDMVLEPGARLAITGISGSGKTMVLEALAGMRALQVPVELDGQLLALCSADALCMQFALSPQDAPMLAGTIADNLRLARPGVDDDAMWRALEVAQLADRISRAPEKLETRLGEAGGILSGGERKRLSLARAILAGRPWLLLDEPTEGLDPETEQALIAALGRWLDETGTGLILVSHRRHPLSLTRRALEIGKLVRL, from the coding sequence GTGAAGCCACTGCTCGATCTGGCGGGGATGACGCGCGAAACGCGGCGGCTGGTGTTGCTGGGGGGGATTTCCGCTTCGGTGGCCGCCTTGTCTTCCATCCTGCTGCTGGCGGTTTCCGGCTGGTTTCTGACAGGTGCCGCCATTGCGGGCGTGGCCGGTCCTGCCGCGGTGCTGGGTTTCAACTATCTGATCCCCAGCGCTTCCATCCGCCTGCTGGCCATTCTGCGCACCGTCTCACGCTATGGCGAACGGATCTGGTCGCACCAGGGTGCATTGCTGGGCATGGCGGAATTGCGCGGCCGGCTCTTCGCCCGGCTGTCGGCGCAGGATAGCCGCAATGCGCCAGACATGTCTGGCGGCGATGCAAGTGCGCGCCTGATCGGCGACATCCAGGCGCTGGAGGATCTGGTGGTCCGGCGGCCCGCACGGCAGGCAAGTGTTGTCGCCGCCATTGCGGGGCTGGTGCTCACGGCAATGGCCGGATGGTTGCCCGCGGTGCTTCTGGCGCTGATGCTCGCCGCGCTGCCTTTCCTGCTGCGCGAAATGGCGCGCCGCCTGACGGACCGGCCCGCGCATGATGCGGCAGAGGCGCTGGGCGAATTGCGCATTCGCTATGTCGATTTCGCGGGCGCCCGATCCGAAATCGCCGCCTATGGGCTGGCTGACCGGGTGACGGCGGAACTCTTCCCGATCGCTGCCCGGCTGGATGCAGCCCACGCCCGCCTGTTCCGCGCCGAAGCGGCGATGGCCGGTTTCCTGCTTGGCTATGGCGCGCTGGCAGTGGCGGCCGTGCTTGTCACCTCCACGGCGGAGGCGCCAATCCTTGCCTTGGCGCTGCTGGCAGCATCGGCTGCGATAGAGGCGATGGGATCCTTCGCCCGCAGCGTGTTCCGCGGCGCGACAGTGCGGGAAGGGCTGCGGCGGATCGCCGCCTTGCAGGAACTGGCCGATGCGCCGGTTCAGGGCGCGGCAAGGAAAGAAGCGGCCACGCTCAAATTCGGCGACATGGTTCTGGAACCGGGCGCGCGGCTGGCGATCACCGGCATTTCCGGTTCGGGCAAGACCATGGTGTTGGAAGCGCTGGCGGGTATGCGCGCCCTGCAAGTGCCGGTGGAACTCGACGGCCAATTGCTTGCCCTGTGCAGCGCCGACGCGTTGTGTATGCAATTTGCCCTTTCCCCGCAGGATGCCCCGATGCTGGCGGGAACCATTGCCGACAATCTCCGCCTTGCGCGCCCCGGGGTGGATGATGATGCAATGTGGCGCGCGCTGGAAGTGGCGCAATTGGCGGATCGGATTTCCCGAGCGCCGGAAAAGCTGGAAACCCGGCTGGGGGAAGCCGGCGGCATATTGTCGGGTGGAGAGCGCAAGCGCCTTTCGCTCGCCCGCGCGATACTGGCCGGCCGCCCATGGCTGCTGCTGGACGAGCCGACCGAGGGGCTCGACCCGGAAACGGAACAGGCGCTGATTGCCGCGCTGGGGCGCTGGCTGGACGAAACCGGGACCGGGCTGATCCTTGTATCGCATCGCCGGCATCCGCTCTCGCTGACGAGGCGGGCCCTTGAGATCGGAAAACTGGTCCGGCTGTAG
- a CDS encoding sulfotransferase family protein, with amino-acid sequence MSYAAEMKNDDFVMPPEGGRKPESPPAGQTGVARRKVFGVGLNKTGTTSLAACMEKLGYRHMGYRLDLLKAYRSGQMDEVWAVIDAHDSFDDWPYPLMYRELAERYPDAQFLLTIRRSPEIWFDSLARHSRQSRPFRNARKLAYGWRYPENAREQHLEFYRRHNAEVQEYLGNRVKVLCWETGDGWPELCDFIGAAVPEEAFPHANRSRPPSRAKRLANLCMRKAEAFGLL; translated from the coding sequence GTGAGCTACGCCGCCGAAATGAAGAACGATGATTTCGTCATGCCGCCGGAAGGCGGGCGGAAACCGGAAAGCCCGCCAGCCGGGCAAACCGGCGTGGCCCGGCGGAAGGTCTTCGGGGTCGGCCTGAACAAGACAGGCACGACCAGTCTTGCGGCTTGCATGGAAAAGCTCGGCTATCGCCACATGGGCTACCGGCTTGATCTTCTAAAGGCCTATCGTTCGGGCCAGATGGACGAGGTCTGGGCGGTAATCGACGCGCATGACAGTTTCGACGATTGGCCTTATCCGCTGATGTATCGGGAACTGGCGGAGCGTTATCCCGATGCGCAGTTCCTGCTGACCATCCGGCGCAGCCCGGAAATATGGTTCGACAGTCTGGCCAGGCATTCGCGCCAGTCCCGCCCATTCAGGAATGCGCGCAAACTGGCCTATGGCTGGCGCTATCCTGAAAATGCGCGCGAACAGCATTTGGAATTCTACCGCCGGCACAATGCGGAAGTGCAGGAATATCTGGGCAACCGTGTAAAGGTGCTGTGCTGGGAAACCGGCGATGGATGGCCTGAATTGTGCGATTTCATCGGTGCGGCCGTGCCTGAAGAGGCATTCCCCCACGCCAATCGCAGTCGCCCGCCTTCACGCGCGAAACGTTTGGCAAATCTGTGCATGCGCAAGGCGGAGGCGTTCGGATTGCTCTGA
- the cydB gene encoding cytochrome d ubiquinol oxidase subunit II, producing MPPVPLDYETLRVIWWLLLGILLIGFALTDGFDLGTAALLPFIGQNDLERRQVINTIGATWEGNQVWFILGGGAIFAAWPFVYAVSFSGFYLAMFLVLAALILRPVGFKYRSKKPDPAWRNRWDWALFVGGFVPALVFGVAVGNVLLGAPFRFDSDLRTFFEGGLLDLFTPFSLLTGLLSVTMIVLHGAGWLSIKLEPGKVLDRARKWGQIAALLSILLFVAGGLYVAFGDIGYRQTGLVDPSGPSNPMLTGTEAAPGGWLDNYGRYPWMIIAPVLGLLGPLVALLGIRGRKDQLVLAGSSIANIGIISTVGLSMFPFILPSSIDPASSLTVWNASSSPGTLFVMLVVTAIFLPIILLYTAWAYRVMFGRVGEDETRNNPDFY from the coding sequence ATGCCCCCGGTACCTCTCGACTATGAAACCCTGCGCGTCATCTGGTGGCTGCTGCTGGGCATCCTGCTGATCGGTTTCGCCCTGACCGACGGGTTCGACCTCGGCACGGCCGCCCTGCTGCCCTTTATCGGGCAGAACGATCTGGAACGCAGGCAGGTGATCAACACGATCGGCGCGACCTGGGAAGGCAACCAGGTCTGGTTCATCCTGGGCGGCGGCGCGATCTTCGCCGCCTGGCCTTTTGTCTATGCCGTCAGCTTTTCCGGCTTCTATCTTGCCATGTTCCTGGTTCTGGCAGCGCTGATATTGCGACCTGTCGGGTTCAAATATCGTTCCAAGAAACCCGATCCGGCATGGCGCAACCGCTGGGACTGGGCGCTGTTCGTGGGCGGCTTCGTGCCCGCGCTGGTCTTTGGCGTGGCGGTGGGCAATGTCCTGCTGGGCGCCCCCTTCCGGTTCGACAGCGATCTGCGCACCTTCTTCGAAGGCGGGCTGCTGGATCTGTTCACGCCGTTCAGCCTGCTGACCGGGCTGCTTTCCGTCACCATGATCGTGCTGCACGGCGCGGGCTGGCTGTCGATCAAGCTGGAACCGGGCAAGGTGCTGGATCGCGCCCGCAAATGGGGCCAGATCGCCGCATTGCTTTCCATTCTGCTGTTCGTGGCTGGCGGGCTTTATGTCGCATTCGGCGATATCGGCTATCGCCAGACAGGCCTGGTAGATCCATCCGGCCCGTCCAATCCCATGCTGACCGGGACGGAAGCGGCCCCGGGCGGCTGGCTGGACAATTACGGCAGATATCCCTGGATGATCATCGCCCCCGTGCTTGGCCTGCTGGGCCCGCTGGTCGCGCTGCTGGGCATTCGCGGGCGGAAGGATCAGCTGGTCCTGGCCGGTTCATCCATTGCCAATATCGGCATCATTTCGACTGTCGGCCTGTCAATGTTCCCGTTCATCCTGCCCAGTTCGATCGATCCGGCATCCAGCCTGACCGTGTGGAACGCATCGTCCAGCCCGGGAACCCTGTTCGTGATGCTGGTGGTCACGGCCATCTTTCTGCCGATCATCCTGCTTTACACTGCCTGGGCATACAGGGTCATGTTCGGCCGGGTCGGCGAAGATGAAACCCGCAACAATCCCGACTTCTACTGA
- a CDS encoding TonB-dependent receptor: MTSRPIALAATSVLAFAATAAQAANPSEDPLANEGVIVVTAQLREQDPADVPMALSVLDGEQMERFGLLEFAELSRFVPGFAVQNQSPNNPGFVMRGITSDSGAATTEPRVSVYQDGVSISKSRGSYVELFDLERIEIAKGPQSTLYGRGALIGAVNLIQNKAHVGRHELSGKLSYGNYDATLFEGMVNAPIGDVAAVRLAGRIRERGGYVENLLGGADFNSADTAALRGSFRAGTDRLTFDLIGNYQRDEPAGTGFKSTTYNPTDPETGALLGDAGRNSGAALAASDGFPDGERLGLDRKVRGVTAIADYELNDRFSLKSITAYRRFDSREVFDGDGISLPGLTASENAYGKQFSQDLRISFDDGPVSAFLGVSYFREKGAREATVQFDERIMLAQLAGALNGGGAIPGRPASDPAPLPLFDDMGFTQMLLQGVADVRGVPLHPLVAQGISANLKPGHVENSADGSRTDAFDLFGDISVELSDRFEIGGGLRYSHDDKRSSYTASVVNGRSILGGFIGALGLTEPDRTALLQGLAMNGAAGIPPSAGYPVPLFGLATQPTAGNGATETAHYDGGGFSWRLTARYMPGADTSLYATYARGRRPEILSPAGPGVPFGATDFDVLPSETVDSLELGAKTALADRTLFVDGAAFFYQYDNFQTTVQQGTQFVTTNAGKAESYGFEGQLRYVPGSALSLFGTYAYNHSRFQAGARDGNRFRLSPDHSLSFGAIVSLPAGPGRIEFSPTLTWQSRVFFDDDNDRADLQQPPATLVADNIVDEFQDGYALVNARLGYSLDDSWRLEFHVENLFDEKYIIDAGNTGDSLGLPTFIAGAPRYYGVSASFRFGG, from the coding sequence ATGACTTCCCGTCCGATCGCGCTGGCTGCCACCAGCGTTCTGGCTTTTGCCGCCACGGCCGCGCAGGCCGCCAATCCCAGTGAAGATCCCCTTGCCAATGAAGGGGTGATCGTCGTCACCGCGCAATTGCGGGAACAGGATCCGGCCGATGTGCCCATGGCGCTGAGCGTGCTGGATGGTGAGCAGATGGAGCGGTTCGGCCTGCTGGAATTTGCCGAGCTTTCCCGCTTCGTGCCGGGTTTTGCAGTCCAGAACCAGTCGCCCAACAATCCCGGCTTCGTGATGCGCGGCATCACGTCGGACAGCGGTGCGGCCACGACCGAACCGCGCGTATCAGTCTATCAGGACGGCGTTTCCATCTCCAAATCGCGCGGTTCCTATGTCGAACTGTTCGATCTCGAACGGATAGAGATCGCCAAGGGGCCGCAATCCACGCTGTATGGGCGGGGCGCGCTGATCGGCGCGGTCAATCTCATCCAGAACAAGGCGCATGTCGGACGGCATGAACTGTCGGGCAAGCTGTCCTATGGCAATTACGATGCCACCCTGTTCGAAGGCATGGTCAACGCCCCGATCGGGGATGTGGCGGCCGTTCGGCTTGCCGGGCGGATCCGCGAACGCGGCGGTTATGTTGAAAACCTGCTTGGCGGGGCGGATTTCAATTCCGCCGATACCGCGGCGCTGCGCGGTTCCTTCCGTGCCGGGACAGACCGCCTGACATTCGACCTGATCGGAAACTACCAGAGGGATGAACCGGCGGGCACGGGTTTCAAATCCACCACCTATAACCCGACTGACCCGGAAACCGGCGCGCTGCTGGGGGATGCAGGCCGGAATAGCGGAGCCGCGCTTGCCGCGTCGGACGGGTTCCCCGATGGTGAAAGGCTGGGGCTGGATCGCAAGGTCCGGGGCGTTACAGCTATCGCAGATTACGAACTGAACGATCGTTTCTCGCTCAAGAGCATCACCGCCTATCGCCGGTTCGATTCCCGCGAAGTCTTCGATGGGGACGGCATTTCACTGCCCGGCCTCACCGCGTCGGAAAACGCATATGGCAAGCAGTTCAGCCAGGATTTGCGTATCAGTTTCGATGACGGTCCGGTTTCGGCTTTTCTGGGCGTGAGCTATTTCCGGGAGAAGGGCGCGCGGGAAGCGACCGTCCAGTTTGACGAACGGATAATGCTGGCGCAGCTGGCCGGGGCGCTGAATGGCGGCGGCGCAATACCCGGCCGCCCGGCAAGCGACCCGGCGCCGCTGCCCCTGTTCGACGATATGGGCTTTACCCAAATGCTGTTGCAGGGTGTTGCGGATGTGCGGGGGGTGCCGCTGCACCCGCTGGTGGCACAGGGCATCTCGGCCAATCTCAAACCGGGGCATGTGGAAAATTCGGCCGACGGATCGCGGACGGACGCATTCGACCTGTTCGGGGACATCAGTGTGGAACTGTCCGACCGGTTCGAGATTGGCGGCGGGCTGCGCTACAGCCATGATGACAAGCGCAGCAGCTACACCGCCTCCGTAGTGAATGGCCGTTCCATCCTCGGCGGCTTCATCGGCGCGCTGGGGCTGACGGAACCGGACCGCACTGCCTTGCTGCAAGGCCTCGCCATGAATGGTGCGGCAGGCATTCCTCCGTCGGCGGGCTATCCCGTGCCGCTATTCGGTCTGGCCACCCAGCCTACTGCCGGGAACGGTGCCACTGAGACGGCCCATTATGACGGCGGCGGATTTTCATGGCGGCTGACGGCCCGCTACATGCCGGGCGCCGATACCAGCCTTTATGCCACTTATGCCCGTGGTCGGCGCCCGGAAATCCTGTCGCCGGCGGGGCCGGGCGTGCCGTTCGGGGCGACGGATTTCGACGTGCTGCCGTCCGAAACGGTCGATAGTCTGGAACTGGGCGCAAAGACCGCGCTGGCAGACCGCACATTGTTCGTGGATGGTGCGGCGTTCTTCTACCAGTATGACAATTTCCAAACGACGGTGCAGCAGGGCACGCAATTCGTCACCACTAATGCGGGCAAGGCGGAAAGCTATGGCTTCGAAGGCCAGCTGCGTTACGTGCCCGGCAGCGCACTGAGCTTGTTCGGCACTTATGCTTATAATCACAGCCGTTTTCAGGCCGGGGCGCGGGATGGCAACAGGTTCCGCCTTTCGCCGGATCACAGCCTTTCGTTCGGCGCCATTGTTTCCCTGCCCGCCGGGCCGGGGCGGATCGAGTTTTCCCCCACGCTGACCTGGCAGTCCAGGGTCTTCTTCGATGACGATAATGACCGCGCGGACCTGCAACAGCCGCCGGCAACGCTGGTGGCGGACAATATCGTGGACGAATTCCAGGACGGCTATGCGCTGGTGAATGCGCGGCTTGGCTATTCGCTGGACGATAGCTGGCGTCTCGAATTCCATGTCGAGAACCTGTTTGACGAGAAATACATTATCGATGCCGGCAATACGGGAGACAGCCTTGGCCTGCCGACCTTCATCGCCGGTGCCCCGCGCTATTACGGGGTTTCCGCCAGCTTCCGTTTCGGCGGGTAA
- the cydX gene encoding cytochrome bd-I oxidase subunit CydX, whose amino-acid sequence MWYFSWVLGVGLAVGFGILNGIWHEFQSDGTDETSVLD is encoded by the coding sequence ATGTGGTATTTTTCATGGGTGCTGGGCGTTGGCCTCGCCGTCGGTTTCGGCATCCTCAACGGCATCTGGCACGAATTCCAGTCTGACGGGACGGACGAAACCTCCGTCCTCGACTGA